Genomic segment of Glutamicibacter sp. JL.03c:
GCACTCCCAAGGGCGCGGTGCTCACCCACGCGAACATGACATGGAATTCCTACAACGTCATCGTGGACTACGACATCACCAGCAAATCGGTGGTCCTGCTCATCGCTCCGCTGTTCCATGTGGCGGCACTGGGCATGGGCGCGCTGCCGATGCTGCTCAAAGGCGGAACCGTGGTGTTGCAAGAACGCTTCGAACCAGCGGCGGTCCTGGATGCTGTGGAACGCAATCAGGTCACCCAGCTTTCCGGGGTGCCAACCACCTTCCAGCTGCTGGCAGAACATGAGAATTGGGCGAGCACCGACCTGTCCTCGCTGCGGATGCTCACTTGTGGAGGCTCGGCAGTGCCGCTGCGTGTGCTTGAAGCTTACGAAACCCGCGGGCTGGCGTTCAGCGGTGGATACGGGATGACCGAAACCGCTCCGGGGGCCACATTGCTGCAAGCCGTGCATTCGCGTCCGAAAATGGGTTCGGCCGGCTTGCCGCACTTCTTCACCGATATCCGCATCGCCGATTCGCTGGGCAATGAATTGCCCGCCGGCGAGGTTGGCGAAATACTGATCAGCGGTCCCAATGTCATCAAGGAATATTGGAACCGGCCCGAAGCGACGGTCGGGTCATTCTACGAACCCGACTGGTTCCGTTCAGGGGATATCGGGCATGTGGATGATGAAGGTTTCCTGTTCATTTCGGACCGCCTGAAGGACATGATCATCTCTGGAGGCGAGAACATCTACCCGGCAGAAGTCGAGCAAGCCATCATGGAACTGCCCGAAGTCGAGTCCGTCGCTGTCATCGGGATCCCGGATGACAAATGGGGGGGAAGTGCCGCGTGCGATCGTCGTGCTCAAGCCGGGCGGCTCCATCTCCCAGGAGGGCATCGTCGATCACCTCAGTAGCAAGTTGGCGCGCTACAAGATTCCGCGCACCGCAGTATTCCTCGATGAACTGCCGCGCACGGCCAGCGGCAAGATCCGCAAAGCGGATTTGCGCAAGCAGTACAGCTGAGGATTTCCAGCGCGGGTGCTTCCGGAAGCTCCCGGGCTGGAACGCACCGCCCAGAAGCTGGGCCGGCTGGCCCGCAGAATGCGCCTCGGAGCGGAGGACGTCGTGCTGCCCGAACAGGGCGGCAACGTGTCCGTCTCGGGCCGCAACGCTATCTTCGCATTATTCTCCCCGACGACCAGGCGGTTGACCACGGTGATCTGGGTGGCCTTCTTCGCCGTGATGTTCGGCTTCTACTTCGTGAACAGCTGGACCCCGAAGCTGTTGGTCACCGCGGGCATGACCGAAAGCCAGGGCGTGGTCGGCGGGTTGATGCTGACCCTGGGCGGCACCTTCGGCTCGCTGCTCTTCGGAGTGCTGTCCGCTAAGTGGGCCGCGCGCAAGGTGCTCATTGCCTTCACCGTGCTGTCTTCGGTGCTCATGGTGGTGTTCATCGCGGCGGTCGGTATCCTCGCCCTGGCCTTCGTGCTCGGTGTCCTGGTAGGCACGCTGATCAACGGATGCGTGGCCGGCCTGTACACCCTGGCCCCGGCCTCCTACATCCCGCTGTCGCGCGGCACGGGCGTCGGCTGGGCCATCGGCATCGGCCGGTTCGGCGCCATCCTCGCCCCGCTCGCGGCGGGCACGCTGCTCGACGCTTCGTGGACCGCGGGCCAGCTTTATCTGGGTGTGGGCGTCGTGGTCCTGGTTGCCGCGGCAGCCCTGGCGCTGCTGCGCTCGCCGGGCGCGGGTAGCCAGCAGCCAGCTCCCGCAGAAGCCGCAGCCCAGGCAGCCAAGGCAGAATAGACTGTGCCTGCTCGCACAGCAGGCAAGCGCTCTTGAAAGGAGACGGAATGCCCCACTATCCAACCCCGCCGGCACTGGAGTTCGTAGCCAGCATCGATGTCGAGGTCAGCGAGACCATCCAGATCGGCAGCACCGCCCAAGGCATCCGCAGGGTGGCACCGATCCGCGGCGGGCGCGTTGCCGGCCCCGGGCTGGCCGGAAAGGTCCTGGATGCCGGAGCCGACTTCCAGCGCTACCCATCCGCGGATCTGGCCTTGCTGGAGGCGAACTACGTGCTGGAGCTGGATGACGGGCCGCGCATCCTGGTGGAGAACCGTGCCGTGCGAGTAGCTGATCCGGCAGATCTGGAGAAGATGATGGCCGGGGAACGCGTAGATCCGTCCCGGGTTTACTTCCGTTGCGTCCCGCAGCTCTCTGCCGACGATTCGGGCCCGCATGCATGGATGAACCGCACCCTCTTCCTCGGCGTGGGCGAACGGCGTCCCGATGGCGTGCGCATCGATGTCTTCAAGGTGCGCTAGGGCAGCTGTGCCCGGCTCGTACGGGAGGAACCGGAATCCACTACGGAGAACCGCCGTGTCCTGTTGCCATCCCGCCAAACGCGAGGATGCCGGGCGCCGGCCGTAAGCCGGTCAGGGGACAGGCAGAATCAGGAGGCAGGGGCTAGCGCGCGGGAAATGCCTCTGGCGGCGGTGCGCAACGCCAGCGCGGCGGAGTTCAGGATTCCCGAATCCCTGGGAACCACGACCGAGATCACCGCTATCTGGTAGCCCGACTCGTCGAGGATTGGGGCGGCTACGCCGGTGGTCTGCGGGTCGATGAATCCGTCGAAGGAGGCATAGCCGTTGCGGCGGATCTCGGCGATCTCGGCACGGAAGTCGGGATGGGTTGCATCCATCGTTGCCTGATGGCGTGCCAGGTACCCGGCGATTGCCTCCGGCCGGGCAAAAGCCAGCAGGGCCATGCCCATGGAGGTGCGGTGCACCGGCATCCGGCCTGCCACGCTGGCCTGGTTCACCACGGAACCCGGGCGGGATAACCGCTCGATGATCAGCACCTCGTCCCGGTCCAGCACCGAGAGCTGGGTATTCTGGCCGATGAGCTGGTTGATGTCCTCCATGAAGGGCAGGGCCGCCTGGCGCAGGCCCAGCGTGGACGCGCTGCGATTGGCCAGCTCCCAGAGCCGCAGGCCCAAGCGCACCTGCCCTTCCGCGTCGCGGGACAGTAGGTCGTGGGCGACCAGCGATTCGACCAGCCGGTAGGCCGTGGCCAGCGGGACATCGGCCCGGCGGGACAGGGCGCTGACGGTCAGCTGCGGGTTATGCGCGTCAAAGGCATCAAGGATCCGCACCAGGCGGTCCAGCATCGAATCCCCGCTGGGCGAATTGGCCATGGAACTACTCTAGACCAGCCGGACAGCGGGCTGGCGGCAGGTGATCCAGAGCAGCTTCACGGGCGTCGGGTGAAACCCGCAGCTCGTGGCGAGCCTGTGATGTGCCAGGATATACCGATGGGCACGGGCCTGCGGGCATGGTCATGCCATGGTACTTGGAGTGCGGCGCAGTCAA
This window contains:
- a CDS encoding DUF3237 domain-containing protein, with the translated sequence MPHYPTPPALEFVASIDVEVSETIQIGSTAQGIRRVAPIRGGRVAGPGLAGKVLDAGADFQRYPSADLALLEANYVLELDDGPRILVENRAVRVADPADLEKMMAGERVDPSRVYFRCVPQLSADDSGPHAWMNRTLFLGVGERRPDGVRIDVFKVR
- a CDS encoding long-chain fatty acid--CoA ligase, which translates into the protein MLNKGFGNWIHRRRVKSEKQVAVIHAGVSLSYAQLAERIDRLSSALAAQGIARGSRVAFLGANHAAYLETMFAATQLGALFVPLNVRLAPRELNFALRDSGSEVLVYVENFAAEAQAAIEGSPVAQAWDVALVPCEDSAYERALQSGVATHRDLVVELEDPAIILYTSGTTGTPKGAVLTHANMTWNSYNVIVDYDITSKSVVLLIAPLFHVAALGMGALPMLLKGGTVVLQERFEPAAVLDAVERNQVTQLSGVPTTFQLLAEHENWASTDLSSLRMLTCGGSAVPLRVLEAYETRGLAFSGGYGMTETAPGATLLQAVHSRPKMGSAGLPHFFTDIRIADSLGNELPAGEVGEILISGPNVIKEYWNRPEATVGSFYEPDWFRSGDIGHVDDEGFLFISDRLKDMIISGGENIYPAEVEQAIMELPEVESVAVIGIPDDKWGGSAACDRRAQAGRLHLPGGHRRSPQ
- a CDS encoding AMP-binding enzyme, yielding MTNGGEVPRAIVVLKPGGSISQEGIVDHLSSKLARYKIPRTAVFLDELPRTASGKIRKADLRKQYS
- a CDS encoding IclR family transcriptional regulator, whose product is MANSPSGDSMLDRLVRILDAFDAHNPQLTVSALSRRADVPLATAYRLVESLVAHDLLSRDAEGQVRLGLRLWELANRSASTLGLRQAALPFMEDINQLIGQNTQLSVLDRDEVLIIERLSRPGSVVNQASVAGRMPVHRTSMGMALLAFARPEAIAGYLARHQATMDATHPDFRAEIAEIRRNGYASFDGFIDPQTTGVAAPILDESGYQIAVISVVVPRDSGILNSAALALRTAARGISRALAPAS
- a CDS encoding MFS transporter; the protein is MLPEAPGLERTAQKLGRLARRMRLGAEDVVLPEQGGNVSVSGRNAIFALFSPTTRRLTTVIWVAFFAVMFGFYFVNSWTPKLLVTAGMTESQGVVGGLMLTLGGTFGSLLFGVLSAKWAARKVLIAFTVLSSVLMVVFIAAVGILALAFVLGVLVGTLINGCVAGLYTLAPASYIPLSRGTGVGWAIGIGRFGAILAPLAAGTLLDASWTAGQLYLGVGVVVLVAAAALALLRSPGAGSQQPAPAEAAAQAAKAE